From a region of the Bermanella marisrubri genome:
- the infC gene encoding translation initiation factor IF-3: MTIRRDNRNRGRQEKAPINDNIKARECRLISADGEQLGVVPMNEALEAAQEAELDLVQISDGDPIVCKIMDYGKKLYEEKKAKAAAKKKQVQTQVKEIKFRPGTEEGDYQVKLRNLIKFLEHGDKAKITLRFRGREMAHQELGMQLLKRVEEDLQDLANVELRPKMEGRQLTMVLAPIKKK; encoded by the coding sequence CGCGATAACCGAAACAGAGGCCGCCAAGAGAAGGCGCCGATTAATGACAACATCAAAGCTCGGGAATGCCGACTAATTAGTGCTGATGGGGAACAGTTGGGCGTGGTGCCCATGAACGAAGCCCTTGAAGCTGCTCAAGAAGCCGAATTAGATTTAGTACAAATATCAGACGGCGATCCGATCGTATGTAAGATCATGGATTACGGCAAGAAACTCTATGAAGAGAAGAAAGCCAAAGCCGCTGCTAAGAAGAAGCAAGTTCAGACCCAGGTGAAGGAAATTAAATTCCGTCCTGGTACTGAGGAAGGGGACTATCAGGTAAAACTTCGCAACCTGATTAAGTTCCTTGAGCACGGGGACAAGGCCAAGATTACATTACGTTTTCGCGGTCGTGAGATGGCTCACCAAGAATTGGGTATGCAATTACTTAAGCGTGTAGAAGAAGATCTTCAAGATCTGGCTAACGTTGAATTGCGTCCTAAGATGGAAGGTCGTCAGCTAACCATGGTGTTAGCCCCCATTAAGAAGAAGTAG
- the rpmI gene encoding 50S ribosomal protein L35 gives MAYKIKSNSGAAKRFKKTGNGFKHRQAHRSHILTKKSTKRKRQLRPQLQVHASDVPLIKRMLPGV, from the coding sequence ATGGCTTATAAAATCAAAAGTAACAGTGGCGCTGCAAAGCGCTTCAAGAAGACTGGTAACGGCTTCAAACACCGTCAAGCACACCGTTCACACATCTTGACCAAGAAAAGCACTAAGCGTAAGCGTCAGCTACGTCCTCAGTTGCAAGTACATGCATCTGACGTACCGTTGATCAAGCGTATGCTACCTGGTGTTTAA